A single Tamandua tetradactyla isolate mTamTet1 chromosome X, mTamTet1.pri, whole genome shotgun sequence DNA region contains:
- the LOC143670289 gene encoding synaptonemal complex protein 3-like isoform X1 → MEGEYSTTEPPVHPKRSPFKMSHQPTMAPSGRKHSRKSWRSAEEEEEEEVLAGAPDMRRAERQDPTPAEEDSAEGKTPTIDEHGIRTPSAGTIEEELGGEVQNMLEKVGDEITKSLLAKRKRLEMNTNASLNASNQKMEHVWRAQHEERKNLNYEYSQQFVTLFQQWDVDLQKTAEQEEKLNDVFRLQQRIFQQCRILQSQRLKAIRKLYEEFLKCIEELERKHENHLTEAQRELKEELALMQKKILMETHQQEVAMVRQSLQSFLL, encoded by the exons atggaaggcgagtattctaccactgaaccgcccgTGCACCCCAAGAGATCTCCTTTTAAGATGAGCCACCAACCCACGATGGCGCCCTCTGGGAGGAAGCATTCAAGGAAATCCTGGAGGTctgctgaggaggaggaggaggaggaggtgttgGCGGGAGCCCCGGACATGCGCAGAGCAGAGAGGCAAGATCCCACTCCTGCGGAGGAGGACAGCGCCGAAG GAAAGACTCCAACAATTGATGAGCATGGGATAAGAACACCATCTGCAGGAACAATTGAGGAAGAACTGGG GGGTGAAGTACAGAATATGTTGGAAAAAGTGGGAG ATGAAATTACAAAATCTCTTCTTGCAAAGAGGAAGAGACTTGAAATGAATACCAATGCTTCACTGAATGCCAGTAATCAGAAAATGGAGCATGTGTGGAGAGCACAACATGAGGAAAG GAAGAATCTTAATTATGAATATTCTCAGCAGTTTGTGACTTTGTTTCAGCAGTGGGATGTAGATTTGCAGAAAACTGCGGagcaagaagaaaaactaaat gATGTGTTTCGGCTGCAACAAAGGATTTTTCAACAATGTAGAATTCTTCAGAGCCAGAGACTGAAGGCCATTAGAAAGTTGTATGAAGAATTCTTAAAG TGTATTGAGGAGTTGGAGAGGAAGCATGAAAATCATCTTACTGAGGCACAACGGGAACTGAAAGAAGAACTGgctttgatgcagaaaaaaatattgatggAAACT CACCAGCAAGAGGTGGCGATGGTTCGACAATCTCTTCAGTCCTTCTTACTCTAG
- the LOC143670289 gene encoding synaptonemal complex protein 3-like isoform X2 translates to MSHQPTMAPSGRKHSRKSWRSAEEEEEEEVLAGAPDMRRAERQDPTPAEEDSAEGKTPTIDEHGIRTPSAGTIEEELGGEVQNMLEKVGDEITKSLLAKRKRLEMNTNASLNASNQKMEHVWRAQHEERKNLNYEYSQQFVTLFQQWDVDLQKTAEQEEKLNDVFRLQQRIFQQCRILQSQRLKAIRKLYEEFLKCIEELERKHENHLTEAQRELKEELALMQKKILMETHQQEVAMVRQSLQSFLL, encoded by the exons ATGAGCCACCAACCCACGATGGCGCCCTCTGGGAGGAAGCATTCAAGGAAATCCTGGAGGTctgctgaggaggaggaggaggaggaggtgttgGCGGGAGCCCCGGACATGCGCAGAGCAGAGAGGCAAGATCCCACTCCTGCGGAGGAGGACAGCGCCGAAG GAAAGACTCCAACAATTGATGAGCATGGGATAAGAACACCATCTGCAGGAACAATTGAGGAAGAACTGGG GGGTGAAGTACAGAATATGTTGGAAAAAGTGGGAG ATGAAATTACAAAATCTCTTCTTGCAAAGAGGAAGAGACTTGAAATGAATACCAATGCTTCACTGAATGCCAGTAATCAGAAAATGGAGCATGTGTGGAGAGCACAACATGAGGAAAG GAAGAATCTTAATTATGAATATTCTCAGCAGTTTGTGACTTTGTTTCAGCAGTGGGATGTAGATTTGCAGAAAACTGCGGagcaagaagaaaaactaaat gATGTGTTTCGGCTGCAACAAAGGATTTTTCAACAATGTAGAATTCTTCAGAGCCAGAGACTGAAGGCCATTAGAAAGTTGTATGAAGAATTCTTAAAG TGTATTGAGGAGTTGGAGAGGAAGCATGAAAATCATCTTACTGAGGCACAACGGGAACTGAAAGAAGAACTGgctttgatgcagaaaaaaatattgatggAAACT CACCAGCAAGAGGTGGCGATGGTTCGACAATCTCTTCAGTCCTTCTTACTCTAG